The genomic DNA AAATAAATGAAGCACTACAACATTATGAACCACTTAAAGAAGAAAAACATTCTATGGAATGGCTTGTGAAAACACAAGAACGCCTGCAAAGACGTGTGAAGGAAGGGCCATTTACAACGAAATGGATTGATTTATATTTAGAAGAAGCTTTGCGAAAAGGTATAAAAGAAGTTGGTATCGTCGATCATTTATACCGTTTTTATGAAGCGAAAGAATACTATGAAAGATATGTCGATATTAGTGATTCTAAGCTTGGACGTTTGCAGAAGGAATGGTTAGACCAAGTAAGGGTAGCGTCACTACATGATTTTACAAAAGCAATTGAAGAAGCGAAAGAACGATGGAGTAAAAGAGGGGTTACGCTTAAACTTGGAATTGAAGCGGATTATTTTATTGGTGGTGAACAAGAATTACAATCTTTACTGGCATTAGGAGACTTTGATTATGTAATTGGTTCTGTTCATTTTTTAAATGGATGGGGATTTGATAATCCAGACACGAAAGAATATTTTGAGCAACATGACTTATGTGCTTTATATGATACGTTTTTCAAAACTGTAGAGAGTGCGGTTCGCTCTGAGTTATTTGATATTATAGCTCATCTTGATAACATAAAAGTATTTAATTATCGGTTAGATGAGAATGAACAACTTTCTTATTATAAGGAAATTGCGCGTACATTAGTAGAAACAAATACGGCAACGGAAATAAATGCGGGATTGTACTATCGCTATCCTGTGCGAGAAATGTGCCCGAGTCCGCTGTATTTACAAGTATTAGCTAAGCATGGTGTTCCGATTACTCTCTCCTCGGATGCTCATTATCCGAATGATTTAGGGAAATATGTGGAAGAGAATATAAATACATTACGTAATCATGATATTCCTCACTTAGCTACATTTACGAAAAGAGTAAGAACGATGAGATTACTGGAAGAAGTAGTAACAATTTCAAAATGAACTACGATTTTTTGATGAAAACCCTCCTTTTTGTTCAAAATAAGAAAGAATAAAAAGGAGGGAAAGAAATGGCGAAACAACAAAATAAACAAAATGTACAAGGTGCACAGCAACAATCGTATACTTCTGAAACAACGAATACTGCTCAGTCAGTTATTGAGGAGCAAATTAGCGATACAGTTGCAGAAGGAACGATTGATGTGAAGCTCGGAAAAGCATCGCAGGAAAAAGCGTAAGAAGAGGGGAGAGTTACATCTCCTCTTTTTTCATGGAAAAGTGTCGATTTTCAAAACTATAATCAAATTCCTTGGTTTTTATATGTGGATTTCTTACAATGAAATATAAGAGATATCTTATTTTCTATAGAAGAGGTGTTAGTAGTGGCAAAAATATTAGTAGCAGGGAAAATTCCAGCAATCGGATTAGACTTATTAAAAGATCATGATGTAGAAATGTATGATAAAGAGGCGCTAATTTCTTTAGATGAATTAACAGAGCGTGTAAAAGATAAAGATGCATTATTAAGCCTACTTTCTACAAAGGTGACAAAAGAAGTGATTGATGCGGCACCTAATTTGAAGATTGTTGCAAACTACGGTGCTGGTTACGATAATATTGATTACTCGTATGCCGGAGGAAAAGGGATTGCGGTAACGAATACACCGAAAGTATCAACTGAAGCGACAGCAGAATTAACATTTGCACTTCTTTTAGCAGCTGCACGTAGAATTCCTGAAGGTGATACGCTATGTCGTACAACTGGATTTAACGGATGGGCTCCATTATTTTTCTTAGGCCGCGAAGTACATGGTAAAACAATTGGAATTATTGGCCTTGGAGAAATCGGAAAGGCAGTTGCAAAGCGTGCGAAAGCGTTCGGAATGAATGTTTTATATACAGGACCAAATCGAAAACCTGCAGCTGAAAGTGAACTGGAAGCAACATATGTAACATTGGAAGAATTGTTACAAACGGCAGACTTTATTACAATTAACTGTGCGTATAATCCGAAATTGCATCATATGATTGATGAAAAGCAGTTTAAAATGATGAAGAAAACAGCGTACATTGTAAATGCCTCACGTGGACCAATTATGAATGAAGCGGCACTTGCTCAAGCATTAAAAACGAATGAAATTGAAGGGGCAGCTCTTGACGTGTTTGAATTTGAACCGAAAATTACAGAAGAGCTAAAAGAATTAAAGAATGTAGTACTTGCTCCTCACGTAGGAAATGCAACATTTGAAACGCGCGATGCGATGGCTGAAATGGCAGTAAGAAATATTTTAGCCGTATTAAACGGTGAAGAGCCTGTAACACCTGTAAATCAAAAAGTATTGGTTACAAAATAAAAAGAAACCTTCCGGAATCGGAAGGTTTTTTTATTTTTCTTTATTTGCTCTTTTAGATGGTCTTTGTCTAAGAAATTGAGATAGCATATACAAAATATATAGTGGAATAGCAATGAATAAGAAAACAGAAAAATTACCGAACCCTGTTTGGTACATTGTAATAATGATTCCAACTAAAAATAGTGTAATAATGATGCTATATCGTGGAATTGGTACATCTTTTAAACTTGGGATACGAATGCGGCTTACCATTAAAAATGCGAACGTTACAAATACTGTAATAAGAACGATTTTTGGAATGGTATGTGAAAATAATGTTAAGAAAGCAACAAGCCCACCCGCTGCTGTAATCGGTACCCCAGTGAAATATTTCATTGAAGTAGAAGATGGTGTTACATTAAATCGTGCTAAACGATATGCCCCGAAAAGAGGGAATAATCCCGCTATGTATAGACCGATGATTCCGTAGTTGGAGAAAGATGTGTAATACATTAAAACAGCAGGTGCTGCACCAAATGTTACGACATCTGCAAGTGAGTCGAGCTCTTTTCCCATTTGTGAATCAACACGTAATAAACGAGCAACACGCCCATCAAGACTATCTAACATCATCCCGATAAGTACTAAAATAGCAGCTGATTTATAATATCCTAAAGATGCATAGCCGATTGACAAGAATCCACTATATAAATTTCCGAGCGTAAATAAGTTTGGAATAGCTGCTCTATACAAAATCTGATCCCTTGCTTTCTGTAATAAATTCTTAATTAGTGTATGAAAGTTTACTTATTTTATCATACCATAAATTTCTTCCTCATACGAAAGAAATTCCCAATTTGTGAAAGATTTCATAGAAGAATGATTTGAAAAATAAGTAAAAAAAAAAGCAACTTTTATAAAGTTGCTTCTTGTATTATTCAAATCTCGTTGTCATCGTTCCGGTTTTATACCGATTGTTAGGATCGAAACGTAATAAATCTCCATAAATGAGTTTGTCGGAGAGTTTCAATTCAGTTTTTGATTTTTCAATATTTGGTTGACATAATGAAATGTCCGCCTCTTCACCTGTATTTCGTTTATAGCACATGTTTTTTGTATAAACATAATCTTTTGAAACGAAGCTACCATCACGCATTACCATAAGTGGGTCTTCTTCTTTAATAAATAAGTCAGTTCCAAATTCAACTGATTGATTTGTTTTAATACCAAGTAAATGAAGTAGCGTTGGTTTAATATCAATTTGACCAGATACTTTAGAAATGACTTTTCCTTCTTGACCAGGTACATGAATAATGAGAGGGACGCGTTGTAATTGCATAGAATCAAACGGTGTAATAGCGTCTTTCCCAAGGAATTGAGCCATAGCTGCGTTATGATTTTCAGAAATACCGTAATGGTCTCCATAAATGATAATAACTGAATTATCATACAGTCCATCTTCTTTTAATTGTTTAATAAACAGTTTAAGAGCTTCATCCGTGTAACGAACAGTTGGGAAGTAACGGTTTACAACACCACTTTCTGAATTAAACTCATCAACATATTGATCTTCTGGATTTAGAAGAAATGGAAAATGGTTTGTTAAAGTAATGAATTTTGTATAGAACGGTTGTGGTAAAGATTTTAGTTGTGGAATAGATTGTTCAAAGAACTCTTTATCTTTTAACCCCCAACCGACAGACATTTGTTCTGTGCCTACGTAATCATTTAAATTAAAGTAACGATCATATCCAAGTGCAGGATACATTACATCACGATTCCAAAACGTTTTATCGTTTGAATGGAAGACAGCAGAAGAATATCCGTATTTCTTTAATTGTTCTGGTGTAGCTGTATATTCATTTGTTGCATGAGTAAAGAATACAGAACCGCGGTCTAACGGATAAAGTGAATTTTCAACGATAAATTCAGCATCAGAAGTTTTACCTTGTCCTGTTTGATGATAGAAGTTATCGAAATAAAAACTATCTTTAATAAATTCATTTAAAAATGGAGTAATTTCTTTTCCATTTATTTTTTTATTAATAACAAAACTTTGTGTAGATTCCATTGAAATCAAAATTACATTTTTACCTTTGGCAGCCCCAAATAAGTTCTTATCAACTTGTTTATCTTTTGAGTCTGTATAGTTTTTAATTTCGGAGAACCCGTCCCCACTTGCAAATACACGTTCAGCTGAAGATTTCGATTGAAGTGTAATATCGAATAGATGATATGTGTATAAACCTAAATTTTTCACGACAGTTTGACGGTCAAATGAGCGTGAGAACATTTGTGGTTTATAAATAACGGAAACAACAACCTGTAGTGCTAATAGAGCTGTTACACCGCTAAAGAAAGTTCGCTTCTCAGAGCGAGAAAGCGGCGTCTTGTCGCAAAATGCCGGGAATTTACGCGAAAGAAACATTAAAATAATCGCATCTGCAAATAAAAGTAATGTTTTATACGTAAAGAGTTCTTTTATACTTGTCCCTAAATCAGCCATATTATTTGTTTGGAATAATACTGGGAACGTAACGAAATCGTTATAAAACCCATAGAACATTGCATTTCCGAATAAAATGAATGATAGTATAAAACTGATTCCAATTATAATGCGGTTTCGGTGCTTAGATGCAAATAAAGCAAAACCGAAAAATAAAAGTAACGCAGCCAGTGGATTAATAAAAAGCATAAACTCTTCAAAGAAATTATCAATTTTAATATCAAATGCTAGCTTGTACACAATATATGTTTTTATCCATAATAAAACGACTGCAACGAGTGCAAATCGCAGTTTTGGAAACAGACGTTGTAGCATAATATACTCCTCTCTTAAAAAGCATGACAGTTCTTGTGAGCCGGTTTGAGTGGCGCCTCATTTTATATATACGAACAGTCCTTTGTTATTATGTTTATTATACTATGAGTATCATTATACGAAAATAAAAGAGAGTTGTGGGCTTTTTTATAATAATTGAGTAGAAAAAGGGCAGTGGGAGACAATAAAACGGAGTTTCTATGTATGATAATTATCGTGCGTAGAAAGAATCGTGTAACAATACGGAGGTTATAATGCGAAAATTATTATATTGTATAGTATGCAGTAGTGTTATACTTTTTGCTTCACCGAGTGTGTTGGTAGCCCAATATGATGCACCTCTTATGGAAGATGCCCTTTATTCTGTTTTATTTCCAAAAATAAATAAAGCAATTGAAAAACAATATGGGAGCTTGAAGCCGTATCAATGTCCAAAAATTATTAGTTTAAAAAAAGTGTATAGCGGTACATATTTATTTCAAGCGGCTATTGAAGTAACGAAGTATGAACGAGTCGCTGGAAAAATTGCTCCACCATTTGAGAAGGTAACGATTACATTTAATAACGACGAAGGCGAATGGGAAGTGACAAAGATTTTAGTAAAGCGCTTACCGAATGATACGAAACTAAACTGTAAAAAAACAATATAAAAAATTGTTTGACAAATAAAATGGTCCTTTGGTATTGTTAATAGCAACAATTAGATGTTTGAAAATTAAATAGACTTACCTCATCTACTCTCAAAGGTAGAGGCCGCGATAGGAAAGAGTAAGCTATGGGAGATTTAATGGAATCTGTGATCATAGGTTGAAAGGGACTATTGCCGAAATATAAGAATAACCATCTTATTCATATATTGGGACTGCATTGAATAAATGTAGTACTGTCATAAGATTTATTTTATGGAGAGCTATTTGGAGATGTTGATGCGGTTTCTTATTTTGAGGAGATAACAACTCGTTTATTTTTTCAATATATATTTTTCCTAATAAGAAACGCGTGTGAACATTGTTCCGCGCGTTTTTTGTCTATCTAAAAGCGTGCTGCAATGAATAGAAGATTGGGGTTATGAGTTTTAGAGGAAATAAGGGAGGAATTCAAATGTATTTACACGGCACAAGCCGAATCAATGGGCAAGGACACTTAGAAATTGGAGGGTGCGATACGACGCAGCTAGCAAAACAATACGGAACACCGCTTTATGTATACGATGAAGAGTCAATTCGAGGAAAGTGCCGCGCGTTTCATCGTGCTTTTAAAGAAAGTGGGTTCTCTTATCAAGTAGCATATGCAAGCAAGGCGTTCTTGTGCATGGAGATGTGCCGAGTAGCTCGTGAAGAGAATATGTCATTAGACGTTGTTTCTGGAGGGGAATTATATACTGCGCTTCAAGCAGGATTTCCGGCATCGCGTATTCATTTTCACGGCAATAATAAAACAGAAGAAGAGATCGTGATGGCTCTTCAGGCGAATATTGGTTGTTTTGTCGTAGATAATTTCTTGGAATTAGAAATTTTGCATGATTTAGCAGTGCAACACGGGAAATTTGTGAACATATTAATCCGTGTAACGCCTGGAGTAGAGGCACACACACATGAATATATTACAACAGGTCAAGATGATTCGAAATTTGGATTTGGCGTTTCAAATGGTCAAGCGATGCAAGCCATTGAACTTGCTTTACAAAAATCAAATTATAATGTGTTAGGAATTCATTCACATATCGGATCGCAAATATTTGAAACGGCTGGATTTGTTCGAGCGATTGAAGTTCTTCATCAATTTTTAGAAGAAGTGAGAGAGCGAACGAACTATGTAGTAAAAGTGCTAAATGTGGGCGGAGGATTCGGAATACGCTACACAGAGTCAGATACACCATTAACTCTTGAGACATATGTGCGAGCTGTAACAAGTGCAGTGAGAGAACAATTTACAGTATATAATTATCCATTGCCAGAAATATGGGTTGAGCCAGGCCGTAGTATTGTAGGTGATGCTGGAACGACAATTTATACAGTCGGATCTGTGAAAGACATTCCTGGTATTCGGAAATATGTATCAGTGGATGGTGGGATGACTGATAATTTAAGACCAGCTTTATATAACGCTCGTTATGAAGCTATGTTAGCAAATCGAGGGAATGATGAGAATGAGGAAATCGTTTCGATTGCTGGGAAGTGCTGTGAGAGTGGAGATATGTTGATTTGGGATATTACTCTACCGAAAGTTGCTTCTGCCGATTTATTAGCAGTTTCTTGTACGGGAGCATATGGGTACTCAATGGCAAATAATTATAACCGTATTCGAAGACCAGCCGTCGTCTTTGCAAAAGGTGGAACATCTCAAATTGTTGTAGAGCGCGAAACATATGAAAATATTATTGGGAACGATCGCATACGTATTAAAGAACTTGTTTAAATGGGGAAAAGGAGTTGTTCGGATGGGCAATTCCTTTTTTATAAAATAAAATAATTAAAATATATCGGAAAACTAGGATTGAAAAAAATCAGAATTATGATAAAATACAAATACAAAGCTTATCAAGAGAAGCGGAGGGAACTGGCCCGACGAAGCTCGGCAACCTGCTTATAGAAAGCAAGGTGCTAAATCCAGCAAAATGGAATCCATTTTGAAAGATAAGGTAAAATATATTACCGAACAGTCTTTTCGAAATGGGAAAGATTTTTTTTATGAATAAAAAGGGGGGCTGTTCGCGTGAGTGTACGGGAACATTATGAGGAAGTATCTGAGAAAATTCAAGCGATGCTTGCTGATATGAAATATGGTTCAATTACAATTGTTGTGCAAGATGGAAAAGTCATTCAATTAGAAAAAAGTGAAAAAGTACGTTTAAAGTAAAAAAGCGCTGACTAGAAAAACTAGAGGCGGTTTTAACCTATTTTATTAGGTTAAAACCGTCTTTTTGCTTTTACAGGGGGAAAAAACATGTTGACGTATGAAACGTGGGAAGAAAATGCTGTTTCATTTTCAGAAGAAGATGAAACGAAAGGCGCGCTGTCAGTATTAAGTTGGGCTTATAAAGAGTATAAAGATGAAATTGTATACGCATGTAGCTTTGGAGTGGAAAGTATGGTATTACTGCATCTTATAAACCAAGTAAATCCATCTGCTAAAGTTGTATTTTTGGATACAAACGTACATTTTCAAGAAACGTATGAATTAATTCAAAAAGTGCGGGAACGATTTCCTTCATTGAATATTATAGAAAAACAGCCAAAACTTACACTTGATGAACAAGCAAAATTGCATGGTGATAGGCTGTGGGAAAACAATCCCAATCTTTGTTGTAAGATTAGAAAAATTTTACCTTTAGAAGAATCATTGGCAAATGAAAAAGCGTGGATATCAGGATTGAGAAGGGAACAATCAGAAAACCGTAAGCATACAAGGTTTATAAATCACGATCATCGCTTTCAATCTATTAAAGTTTGTCCGCTCATTCATTGGACGTGGAAAGAGGTATGGCGATATGTATACAAACATAGCTTGCCGTATAACCCATTGCATGATATTGGATATCCAAGTATTGGGTGTGAGAAGTGTACGCTGCCTGTAGGAGAGGGTGGCGATTCGAGAGATGGTAGATGGGCTGGGAAAGTGAAAACAGAATGTGGCCTTCATTACCAATAAGATGAATTTGAAAATAAAGCTAAGAGAGGGTATAGAAAATGAGTACAGTAAACGAATTAATAAATCGAATAGACGAGACATACGACGTATCACAAATTGAAAAAGAAATTCAACTAGATAACATTGCGTTAAGTGATTTAGAGCTATTAGCGACAGGGGGATATAGCCCGCTTACTGGTTTTTTAGGAAAGAAAGATTATGATTCGGTTGTAGAAACGCTTCGTTTAGCAAATGGGAGCGTTTGGAGTATACCAATTACATTACCAGTTATAGAAGAAGTTGCAGAGACTCTAAAAGCTGGAGAGGAAGTAAAACTTGTTAACGGTGGAAATGTATATGGTGTTATTCAAATAGAAGATGTTTTTGTGCCTGATAAGGAAAAAGAAGCGTTACTAGTGTATAAAACGACGGATGAGGCTCATCCTGGAGTGAAAAAATTATACGAAAGACCTAACGTTTACGTTGGAGGAGCTATTATTCTTACAAAACGTTTTGAAAATAATCCGTTTCCTTCTTATCATTTAGATCCAATTGAAACGAGGGAAGAATTTAAAAAACGTGGTTGGAAAACGATAGTTGGATTCCAAACGAGAAATCCGGTACATCGTGCCCATGAATATATTCAAAAATCTGCTCTTGAAATTGTAGATGGCCTCTTTTTAAATCCGCTCGTTGGAGAAACGAAGTCGGACGATATTCCTGCTGATGTAAGAATGGAAAGCTACGAAGTATTACTTCAAAACTATTATCCGAAAGATCGTGTCTTTTTAAGTGTATTTCCTGCAGCAATGCGTTACGCAGGACCGAGGGAAGCGATATTTCATGCATTAGTCAGAAAGAATTTTGGATGCACCCACTTTATTGTAGGACGTGATCATGCAGGGGTAGGAGATTATTACGGTACTTATGAAGCGCAAGAAATTTTTACAAAATTTACAGTGGAAGAGTTAGGGATTACACCGTTATTTTTTGAACATAGTTTTTACTGTGCGAAATGTGAAGCGATGGCTTCGACGAAAACATGCCCGCACGGGAAAGAGGATCATGTTATTTTATCGGGTACGAAAGTAAGAGAATTATTAAGAAACGGTGAAGTTCCGCCAAGTACATTTAGTCGTAAAGAAGTAGTGGAAGTACTAATTAAAGGTTTGAAAAAAGAAGTAGTAACAGAATAGGGAGAGAATGAGATGGACACGAATATTACTTGGCATACAGCTTCTGTTTCAAAAGATGAGAGAAGAGTGAAGAATGGGCATCATAGTTTTGTAATTTGGTTTACTGGTTTATCAGCTTCGGGTAAATCTACAGTAGCGAACGCGGTTGCTCGTAAACTATTTGAAAAGAATATTGGAAACTATGTACTTGATGGAGATAATATACGCCACGGTTTAAATAAAGACTTAGGTTTTTCTGAAAGTGATCGTATGGAAAATATAAGACGGATTGGCGAAGTGGCGAAGCTATTTGTAGATCAAGGTACTGTTGTTCTTACAGCGTTTATTTCACCGTTTCGAGTAGACCGAAAACAAGTAAGAGATCTATTAGCTGCCGATGAGTTTATAGAAGTATTTGTAAAATGTCCAATTGAAGAGTGTGAGAAACGTGATCCGAAAGGGCTTTATAAAAAAGCAAGAAAAGGTGATATTAAAGAGTTTACAGGTATCGATTCACCGTATGAGGAACCAGAGAAAGCGGAATTAATCGTAGAAACGCACAAGTATTCTATTGAAGAATGTGCAGAACAAATCGTGAAGTACTTACAAGAGCGTGGTTTTACCCCGCTATTTACCGGGCAGTAAAACTCCCATCTCAAAATTTGGCTAGGGCAAAGAAGTTAGGTGGGAGATGAACTGCCCGTAAATGCCCGATTGGTTCAACTAATAATCAGTGGAGGATGAACACTCCCCACTGATTAAAGTTTCACTTTATATAGGGGGATAAAAAATGAGTTATGAAAAAGTATGGGCTAACAATGAAAAATTAAATCAAACTGAGAAAAATAAATTAAAAAAAGATGGATTGGAAATCTTTAATGATATTCCTTACTATGCAGAGAATGGCTTCGAATCTATTCCGAAAGAAGAATGGGACGCATTCAAATGGGCAGGGTTGTATTTACAAAGACCGAAAGAAGCTGGTTATTTTATGATGCGTGTAAATATTCCTTCAGGGGTTATTACGAATGCACAGGCAGAAGTGCTTGCTTCTATCGCTGAGGATTATGGGCGCGACGTAATAGATATTACGACAAGACAAGCGATTCAGTTTCATTGGTTGGAAATTGGGCACATTCCAGATATTTTTAAAAGGTTAGCAAGAGTTGGGTTATCTTCAGCTGGGGCGTGTGGTGATATAACGCGTAATATTACAGGGAATCCACTTGCTGGCATTGATGCAAATGAACTGTTTGATACAACTGGTATTGTGAAAGAGGTATATGACTATTTCCAACATAATGAAGAGTTTTCTAACTTACCACGTAAATTTAAAATGTCTATTAGTTCTAACATTTATAACTCAGCTAACGCAGAGATTAACTGTGTTGCATTTACACCTGCTACGAAAGAAATAGATGGTGTGAAAAAAGTTGGTTTTCATATAAAAGTAGGCGGTGGATTATCAGCTCGTCCGTATTTAGCTGATGAATTAGATGTATTCGTTTTACCAGAAGAAGTGAAGGCAGTAGCGATTGGGATTGCTACGATATTCCGTGATTTTGGATACCGTGAAAAACGTCATTTAGCTCGTTTGAAATTTCTTGTTGCAGACTGGGGAGCAGAGAAGTTTAAAGAGAAACTAATAGAGTATACAGGACCATTGCAAAGTAAAGGAGAAAGTGCAGTCAAAGGCTGGAATGCAGGATACTTTTATGGTGTTCAAAATCAAAAACAAGAGGGATTAAAATATGTAGGTTTTAATGTGCCGGTAGGACGCCTACATGCAGAAGAAATGTTTGAAATTGCAAGAATTGCTAAACAGTATGGGAATGGACAAATTCGTACATGTAATTCGCAAAACTTCATTATTCCGAATGTTCCGCCAGAGAATGTAACTGGTTTGCTAAATGAACCGTTGTTTGAAGCAATATCAGCAAGTCCAAAATCGTTTATTGGTCATGCGGTTTCTTGTACTGGTATTGAATATTGTAATCTTGCTTTAGTAGAAACGAAAGAAAGATTGCGAAAAATTGCCGAATACTTAGATACACAAATTGCACTCGATGTTCCGGTTCGTATTCATATGGTAGGATGCCCGAATTCGTGTGGTCAACGTCAAATCGCTGACATAGGATTGCAAGGTGTGAAAATGAAAACGAAGGAAAAAGGAATCGTTGAAGCATTTGAAATATATGTAGGTGGAACGTTGTTAGATGGCGGTGCTTATAATCAAAAGTTAAAAGGAAAAATAGATGGCGAGGATCTACCTGATGTACTCGCATCATTTATAAGTTATTTCAAAGAAAATAAATTACCAGCTGAAACATTTTATGATTTTGTGGGCCGTGTGGGTGTAGAGACATTACAAATAGCGTTAAATAACGTGTTAGAAGAAGTAATAGCGTCTTAGGAGGGGCAATATGGATTTATATCGATTTGAAGCTGTATTAGTAAATAGTATTGTGCCAATTGTTGTTGTTGCTGAAAGTGAAGAACAGGCATTTAAGATGGCGGAGATTGAACTTGAAAAACATTTTTTACCGTTACCAGAGGTAAAGGAGATTGCTTTATTTGAAAAAAAGAAAATTCGAAAAAGCGCAGCCTTTGTTATTCACGAGTAAGGAACATTGAAATATGAAGAAATGAAAACTTCCATTCATATATAAGGATGGAAGTTTCACTTTAATAGTAGAAATGAGGAGAGATGATGGGAAAAGTATATATCGTTGGAGCGGGCCCTGGTGATCCAGATTTAATTACTGTAAAAGGATTGAAGTGTATTGAGAAGGCAGATGTTATTTTATACGACCGTCTCGT from Bacillus basilensis includes the following:
- the lysA gene encoding diaminopimelate decarboxylase gives rise to the protein MYLHGTSRINGQGHLEIGGCDTTQLAKQYGTPLYVYDEESIRGKCRAFHRAFKESGFSYQVAYASKAFLCMEMCRVAREENMSLDVVSGGELYTALQAGFPASRIHFHGNNKTEEEIVMALQANIGCFVVDNFLELEILHDLAVQHGKFVNILIRVTPGVEAHTHEYITTGQDDSKFGFGVSNGQAMQAIELALQKSNYNVLGIHSHIGSQIFETAGFVRAIEVLHQFLEEVRERTNYVVKVLNVGGGFGIRYTESDTPLTLETYVRAVTSAVREQFTVYNYPLPEIWVEPGRSIVGDAGTTIYTVGSVKDIPGIRKYVSVDGGMTDNLRPALYNARYEAMLANRGNDENEEIVSIAGKCCESGDMLIWDITLPKVASADLLAVSCTGAYGYSMANNYNRIRRPAVVFAKGGTSQIVVERETYENIIGNDRIRIKELV
- a CDS encoding phosphoadenylyl-sulfate reductase, whose product is MLTYETWEENAVSFSEEDETKGALSVLSWAYKEYKDEIVYACSFGVESMVLLHLINQVNPSAKVVFLDTNVHFQETYELIQKVRERFPSLNIIEKQPKLTLDEQAKLHGDRLWENNPNLCCKIRKILPLEESLANEKAWISGLRREQSENRKHTRFINHDHRFQSIKVCPLIHWTWKEVWRYVYKHSLPYNPLHDIGYPSIGCEKCTLPVGEGGDSRDGRWAGKVKTECGLHYQ
- a CDS encoding histidinol phosphate phosphatase domain-containing protein translates to MKVDYHIHLEEGPYSIGWLAKINEALQHYEPLKEEKHSMEWLVKTQERLQRRVKEGPFTTKWIDLYLEEALRKGIKEVGIVDHLYRFYEAKEYYERYVDISDSKLGRLQKEWLDQVRVASLHDFTKAIEEAKERWSKRGVTLKLGIEADYFIGGEQELQSLLALGDFDYVIGSVHFLNGWGFDNPDTKEYFEQHDLCALYDTFFKTVESAVRSELFDIIAHLDNIKVFNYRLDENEQLSYYKEIARTLVETNTATEINAGLYYRYPVREMCPSPLYLQVLAKHGVPITLSSDAHYPNDLGKYVEENINTLRNHDIPHLATFTKRVRTMRLLEEVVTISK
- a CDS encoding DUF3888 domain-containing protein, with amino-acid sequence MRKLLYCIVCSSVILFASPSVLVAQYDAPLMEDALYSVLFPKINKAIEKQYGSLKPYQCPKIISLKKVYSGTYLFQAAIEVTKYERVAGKIAPPFEKVTITFNNDEGEWEVTKILVKRLPNDTKLNCKKTI
- a CDS encoding NAD(P)-dependent oxidoreductase — protein: MAKILVAGKIPAIGLDLLKDHDVEMYDKEALISLDELTERVKDKDALLSLLSTKVTKEVIDAAPNLKIVANYGAGYDNIDYSYAGGKGIAVTNTPKVSTEATAELTFALLLAAARRIPEGDTLCRTTGFNGWAPLFFLGREVHGKTIGIIGLGEIGKAVAKRAKAFGMNVLYTGPNRKPAAESELEATYVTLEELLQTADFITINCAYNPKLHHMIDEKQFKMMKKTAYIVNASRGPIMNEAALAQALKTNEIEGAALDVFEFEPKITEELKELKNVVLAPHVGNATFETRDAMAEMAVRNILAVLNGEEPVTPVNQKVLVTK
- a CDS encoding LTA synthase family protein — protein: MLQRLFPKLRFALVAVVLLWIKTYIVYKLAFDIKIDNFFEEFMLFINPLAALLLFFGFALFASKHRNRIIIGISFILSFILFGNAMFYGFYNDFVTFPVLFQTNNMADLGTSIKELFTYKTLLLFADAIILMFLSRKFPAFCDKTPLSRSEKRTFFSGVTALLALQVVVSVIYKPQMFSRSFDRQTVVKNLGLYTYHLFDITLQSKSSAERVFASGDGFSEIKNYTDSKDKQVDKNLFGAAKGKNVILISMESTQSFVINKKINGKEITPFLNEFIKDSFYFDNFYHQTGQGKTSDAEFIVENSLYPLDRGSVFFTHATNEYTATPEQLKKYGYSSAVFHSNDKTFWNRDVMYPALGYDRYFNLNDYVGTEQMSVGWGLKDKEFFEQSIPQLKSLPQPFYTKFITLTNHFPFLLNPEDQYVDEFNSESGVVNRYFPTVRYTDEALKLFIKQLKEDGLYDNSVIIIYGDHYGISENHNAAMAQFLGKDAITPFDSMQLQRVPLIIHVPGQEGKVISKVSGQIDIKPTLLHLLGIKTNQSVEFGTDLFIKEEDPLMVMRDGSFVSKDYVYTKNMCYKRNTGEEADISLCQPNIEKSKTELKLSDKLIYGDLLRFDPNNRYKTGTMTTRFE
- a CDS encoding YezD family protein, which produces MSVREHYEEVSEKIQAMLADMKYGSITIVVQDGKVIQLEKSEKVRLK
- the pssA gene encoding CDP-diacylglycerol--serine O-phosphatidyltransferase — encoded protein: MYRAAIPNLFTLGNLYSGFLSIGYASLGYYKSAAILVLIGMMLDSLDGRVARLLRVDSQMGKELDSLADVVTFGAAPAVLMYYTSFSNYGIIGLYIAGLFPLFGAYRLARFNVTPSSTSMKYFTGVPITAAGGLVAFLTLFSHTIPKIVLITVFVTFAFLMVSRIRIPSLKDVPIPRYSIIITLFLVGIIITMYQTGFGNFSVFLFIAIPLYILYMLSQFLRQRPSKRANKEK
- a CDS encoding DUF4025 domain-containing protein, with translation MAKQQNKQNVQGAQQQSYTSETTNTAQSVIEEQISDTVAEGTIDVKLGKASQEKA